A single window of Salvelinus namaycush isolate Seneca chromosome 11, SaNama_1.0, whole genome shotgun sequence DNA harbors:
- the LOC120056248 gene encoding cAMP-specific 3',5'-cyclic phosphodiesterase 4A-like: MMKDHCSPLHASPPGHPGTPIRHGHTALGPPPRSVSDMEPLRPEFVSAVCLLTDESYQKLAMETMEELDWCLDQLETIQTYRSVSDMASNKDFLTYKFLKFSPSL; the protein is encoded by the exons ATGATGAAGGATCACTGCTCGCCTCTTCACGCCTCCCCACCCGGACATCCCGGGACCCCCATACGGCATGGCCACACTGCCCTGGGACCCCCACCGCGCTCTGTGTCGGACATGGAGCCGCTGCGTCCTGAGTTTGTATCTGCTGTGTGTCTGTTGACAGACGAGTCGTACCAGAAGCTGGCCATGGAGACGATGGAGGAGCTGGACTGGTGTCTGGACCAGCTGGAGACCATCCAGACCTACCGTTCCGTCAGCGACATGGCTTCCAACAAG gacTTCTTAACCTATAAATTCCTCAAGTTTTCACCGTCATTGTGA